Proteins co-encoded in one Candidatus Liberimonas magnetica genomic window:
- a CDS encoding LysM peptidoglycan-binding domain-containing protein produces MNNKWKLLIILIVNFAICNLQFAIDVNAAFKDDLYSARINSMAGAFVAVADDSQSVFIQPAGLANLKNPEFSLSYGHVYWGLDDGSQITSPVLSLGMPLSKKLSFGLGYKTISLQNVYDESTITSALAYKLNGFSSVGLAYKNLSIKYGSDSYTLIDPVLKSKNTVSDYDLDIGLFIQPLPFLSFGYSKQGLLGANIGLDEKIKSPAVERIGAAYKENMFKVIYENVKQDNTMKNLMGIEKVFLNNSFALRFGFGWGDNEFGKLAVGAGANFNQFSLDYSFDYPLKGIENTSGVHFLSFNVRFLKPEENAAQPRKEKKQTGEEIKKAFKDKLQGMLSQKQVKEPLAQQTKKACFWSPMACISSLGELIKPPELYTSPFYIAGPLGPFQFQVEEPGKELGIVEQNNIKLELEKLAPPATGQIDNTIETLPAQKENAVSEVPSAPGAPAIAVEPQPEKIGKPKAINKEKDKVSVFKSHTVLSGETLPMIAKKYYGKESDWIKIYEANKDHIEKGSLKQGQVLVIPQ; encoded by the coding sequence CAAGGATGATTTATATAGCGCACGTATAAATTCTATGGCAGGTGCCTTTGTTGCGGTCGCAGATGACAGCCAGTCTGTCTTCATTCAGCCGGCAGGGCTTGCAAACCTAAAGAACCCCGAGTTTTCTTTAAGTTACGGGCATGTTTATTGGGGACTGGATGACGGAAGCCAGATAACAAGCCCGGTCTTATCTTTAGGGATGCCTTTATCAAAAAAACTTTCCTTTGGGCTAGGCTATAAAACTATAAGCCTGCAAAATGTCTATGACGAGAGCACGATAACATCCGCCTTGGCATACAAACTTAACGGATTTTCATCAGTAGGGCTCGCTTATAAAAATCTAAGCATAAAATACGGCAGCGATAGTTATACATTAATAGACCCGGTCTTAAAGAGTAAAAATACGGTCAGCGACTATGACCTGGATATCGGTTTATTTATCCAGCCGCTGCCGTTTTTGAGTTTCGGGTACAGCAAACAGGGCCTTCTTGGCGCTAATATAGGGTTGGATGAAAAAATAAAATCACCGGCTGTCGAAAGGATCGGTGCGGCTTATAAAGAAAATATGTTTAAGGTGATTTATGAAAACGTGAAGCAGGACAATACTATGAAAAATCTAATGGGGATAGAGAAGGTTTTTTTAAACAACAGCTTTGCCCTGCGTTTCGGGTTCGGGTGGGGTGATAACGAATTTGGAAAGCTGGCAGTCGGCGCAGGGGCGAATTTCAATCAATTCTCTCTTGATTATTCATTCGACTATCCGTTAAAAGGGATTGAAAATACTTCAGGAGTGCATTTCCTGAGCTTTAACGTCAGGTTTCTTAAGCCTGAGGAAAACGCTGCGCAGCCAAGAAAAGAAAAAAAACAAACAGGGGAAGAAATAAAGAAGGCATTCAAAGATAAATTACAGGGTATGCTGTCACAAAAGCAAGTTAAGGAACCCCTAGCCCAGCAAACAAAGAAGGCCTGTTTTTGGAGTCCTATGGCATGTATTAGCAGCCTGGGGGAACTTATAAAGCCTCCTGAATTGTATACTTCTCCTTTTTATATCGCAGGCCCGCTTGGGCCTTTCCAGTTTCAGGTTGAAGAACCAGGTAAAGAGCTTGGTATTGTTGAGCAAAATAATATTAAATTGGAGTTAGAAAAATTGGCTCCGCCCGCAACAGGGCAGATAGATAACACAATTGAAACATTGCCGGCCCAGAAAGAAAATGCAGTTAGTGAGGTTCCTTCAGCTCCTGGGGCTCCTGCCATTGCTGTTGAACCGCAGCCTGAGAAGATCGGAAAACCAAAGGCAATAAATAAAGAAAAAGATAAAGTATCGGTTTTTAAAAGCCATACGGTGCTTTCAGGTGAGACTTTGCCGATGATAGCAAAAAAATATTACGGGAAAGAATCGGACTGGATAAAGATCTATGAGGCAAACAAAGACCACATTGAAAAAGGCTCTCTTAAACAGGGACAAGTTTTGGTAATACCGCAATAA
- a CDS encoding PorV/PorQ family protein, with the protein MKKLFFAIATAAVCSSLAFASFGSKDAGTSTAQFLKLGAGARAAGMGEAFAGMADDSTSIYWNPAGLVRARTKSLSMMHAAWFEEMSYDWLSYSMPVQDFGVFGLAAQYMSYGNIIKMDDTGLAGDTINPSDTALSLSYARDLKFAGLGINLKYISSKIEHTATATGVDIGILRALMEDKLYIGLAAQNIGTKMKFIDMEDPLPMNVKLGGAYALAPSCKIALDINAPADNDVNFSLGSEYRFTETIALRAGYNTVQDLDALSGLSAGLGIKISQYIGFDYAWTFYGDLGTTHRYSLNVRFGQEVEKKVSSRKVIEAKKEQTKETLPSKQQIIGQRCVITGTVTDIENNPIPGALVKLIKNGKEILVFNASEYGWYKIRNIVPGNYVMGFWQRGYKGIRKPVVIGENDKAIEVNIALTLEK; encoded by the coding sequence ATGAAAAAGTTATTTTTTGCCATTGCTACGGCCGCAGTTTGCAGCTCGCTTGCTTTCGCTTCATTCGGCTCGAAAGACGCAGGAACCTCAACCGCACAATTTCTGAAGCTCGGAGCGGGCGCCCGCGCTGCGGGTATGGGCGAAGCGTTCGCAGGTATGGCCGACGACTCAACCTCGATTTACTGGAACCCTGCGGGGCTGGTCAGGGCCAGAACTAAATCTCTTTCGATGATGCATGCAGCCTGGTTTGAAGAGATGTCCTACGACTGGCTGTCCTACTCGATGCCCGTTCAAGACTTCGGGGTATTCGGCCTTGCGGCCCAATATATGTCGTATGGGAATATCATTAAAATGGATGATACTGGACTGGCGGGTGACACTATAAACCCCTCTGATACGGCATTGTCGTTGTCCTATGCAAGAGACCTGAAGTTCGCTGGCCTTGGAATAAACTTGAAATACATTTCCTCAAAAATCGAGCATACTGCGACCGCGACCGGTGTGGATATAGGCATATTGCGTGCCTTGATGGAAGATAAGCTGTATATCGGGTTGGCAGCGCAGAACATCGGCACTAAGATGAAATTCATTGATATGGAAGACCCTCTTCCTATGAACGTGAAACTCGGCGGCGCATACGCTTTAGCGCCGAGTTGTAAAATAGCTCTGGATATCAACGCTCCCGCAGACAACGATGTAAATTTCAGCCTGGGCAGCGAATACCGGTTTACTGAAACGATAGCTTTAAGAGCTGGCTATAATACAGTTCAAGACCTGGATGCCTTATCCGGATTGTCAGCAGGGTTAGGGATAAAAATATCCCAGTATATAGGTTTTGACTATGCCTGGACATTTTACGGGGATCTAGGTACCACTCATCGGTATTCTTTAAACGTTCGTTTTGGACAAGAGGTGGAAAAAAAGGTATCAAGCAGGAAGGTTATTGAGGCAAAAAAAGAGCAAACCAAGGAAACCTTGCCCTCAAAACAACAAATCATAGGGCAGAGGTGTGTTATTACCGGGACTGTAACCGATATCGAAAATAATCCGATTCCGGGTGCGCTGGTTAAACTTATAAAAAACGGTAAAGAGATCCTGGTTTTTAATGCTTCGGAATACGGCTGGTATAAAATACGTAACATCGTTCCGGGAAACTATGTCATGGGATTCTGGCAGCGGGGGTACAAAGGTATAAGAAAGCCTGTTGTTATCGGAGAAAACGACAAAGCCATTGAAGTCAATATAGCACTGACCCTCGAAAAGTAA
- a CDS encoding lectin like domain-containing protein — MKKLKSIKAYIISLFFLSLFGVFTFAYADSNLAPVNPDFESYLLNLQKVKAQKQTQKGRALGLIPSPVDLSHMKGQKISRKVKGVAPLLGYSASYDLRSEGKLTPVKNQGPDGTCWAFATYSSLESCLLPIETRDFSENNILNLHGFDPGYADGGNYTMSTAYLARWGGPVNEADDPYSNPGGSAQGLPVQKHIQEVLFIPDRGSSTDNDNIKEMVTTYGAVMTSMYMNEATYYNSANHAYYYNGSNTTNHGVAIVGWDDNYNKSNFSAIPPGNGAFIVKNSWGTSWGDNGYFYISYYDSKIGTKNTVFDVAESTGNYDKIYQYDPLGVTGHTGYSSDTAWFANIFTATSNNQLKAVGFYTSSLNSSYEIYVYESFNGTSFSGLLGSKTGTIPISGYHTIELDSPIPILLNYDFCIVVKLTTPGYNFPIPIEHPLADYSSLATASAGQSYIGSNGTSWTDSTATTGGTPHPNRNVCLKAYTLNSPVITSITPNSGENTGQVSITNLAGTGFVTGAAVKLSKSGQNDINATGITVVSTTKMTCAFDLNGKAPGTWDVVVSAGSESSTLANGFLVVSSITVNSITPNSAPNTGQVSITNIAGAGFRTGGSVKLSKSGQSNIDATGVTVVSPTKITCAFDLNGKAPGYWDVVVSTGGAGSISTTLANSFIVVSSITVSSITPDSAGNIGQVSITNLIGAGFRTGASVKLSKSGQSDINATGVTIVSPTKITCAFDLNEKALGRWDVVVSTGGAGSISATLTNGLVVVSSVIVTSITPNSRPNTGLVWISSLTGAGFMAGASVKLTKSGESEINALSGTVDVNSFTKMTCTFDVNGAAPGSWNVVVSTGGAGSVSATLPNAFLLISSITISSITENTAPNIKQVAPLISGSGFRSGVSARLTRPGQSDIIGSSVTVETGSYFVCFFDLNGKTPGYWDVVVTTGGAGSLSATLSNGFLVVSSITVSSITPDSAYNSRSVSIKSLTGAGFRTGVSAKLVKSGQNDINAADVTVVSSSKITCTFGLAGKATGYWDVVASTGGAGSLSATLGNGFLVISSVTVNSITPNSAPNTGQVSITNLAGKSFVSGASVKLIKSGENDIDAEGITLVSPTKITCVFDLNGKAPGRWDVVASTGGAGAESGTFANGFLVISSITVTSITPDTAFNNSSVSITNLAGAGFRAGAAVKLVKSGQNDINATDVAVVSSSKITCTFGLLDKATGYWDVVVSTGGTGSISAALKKRFLVQVANITTTRQLNDSSNSTVVLQPAFGEVKVDIPAGSFGQNVAFTVSTAAVSASGQPVLKVTDIAIEITNDKGLQPLKEIIITLLYRDSDIAELDESKLTVAYYDATHNWWVTIPSTVYPDQNKITASVKHLTKFALVQLTPAADLAAIKGYPIPYKPNKGLFTFDNLPASADIKIFTVAGQLVRKVEYVNATGRASWDGKNDGGSVVASGVYVVLIKNNLGKKVIKIAVEK, encoded by the coding sequence ATGAAAAAACTTAAAAGTATAAAGGCATATATCATATCCTTATTTTTTTTATCTCTGTTTGGGGTATTCACGTTTGCCTATGCCGATTCAAACCTTGCCCCTGTCAATCCGGATTTCGAGAGTTACCTCTTAAATCTTCAGAAAGTTAAAGCTCAAAAACAAACACAAAAAGGCCGCGCTTTAGGCTTAATCCCTTCACCGGTTGATCTTTCTCATATGAAAGGCCAAAAAATTAGTAGAAAGGTTAAAGGCGTAGCCCCGCTACTTGGCTATTCTGCGTCCTATGACCTTCGCAGTGAGGGAAAGCTTACACCTGTAAAAAATCAAGGCCCGGACGGAACCTGTTGGGCTTTTGCTACATATAGTTCATTGGAATCCTGTCTTTTACCAATTGAAACCAGGGATTTTTCAGAAAATAACATTTTAAATTTACATGGTTTTGATCCTGGATATGCTGACGGAGGCAATTATACTATGTCAACGGCATATCTGGCAAGATGGGGCGGGCCGGTCAACGAGGCCGATGACCCATATTCAAATCCAGGTGGGTCTGCACAGGGATTACCTGTACAAAAACATATACAGGAAGTGCTTTTTATCCCGGACAGAGGCAGTTCAACGGATAATGACAACATAAAAGAAATGGTTACGACTTACGGCGCTGTAATGACATCTATGTATATGAATGAAGCCACTTATTACAATTCAGCTAACCATGCTTATTATTATAACGGTTCGAATACGACCAATCACGGCGTTGCAATAGTCGGCTGGGATGACAATTACAACAAAAGTAATTTTTCTGCGATACCCCCGGGAAACGGGGCATTTATCGTTAAAAACAGCTGGGGGACATCCTGGGGAGATAACGGTTATTTCTATATTTCCTATTATGATTCTAAAATAGGCACAAAAAATACTGTATTCGACGTTGCCGAATCAACCGGAAACTATGATAAGATTTACCAGTATGACCCGCTTGGCGTTACCGGGCACACAGGCTACAGCAGTGACACCGCCTGGTTTGCCAATATTTTTACTGCAACTTCAAATAACCAGTTAAAGGCGGTGGGTTTTTATACCTCAAGCTTGAACTCAAGTTATGAAATATACGTGTATGAGAGTTTTAACGGCACATCATTTTCCGGGCTTTTAGGAAGTAAAACAGGCACGATTCCTATTTCCGGATATCACACAATTGAACTTGACTCCCCGATCCCGATTCTTCTTAATTACGACTTTTGTATTGTTGTAAAACTTACAACTCCGGGTTATAATTTTCCAATTCCTATAGAACACCCTCTTGCGGACTACAGCAGCCTTGCGACTGCTTCTGCAGGCCAAAGCTATATAGGCAGTAACGGCACTTCCTGGACAGACAGTACAGCTACTACAGGCGGAACTCCTCATCCCAACAGAAATGTATGCTTAAAAGCATATACGCTCAATTCTCCGGTAATAACATCTATAACTCCAAACAGCGGGGAAAATACCGGACAGGTATCAATAACAAACCTTGCAGGAACAGGGTTTGTGACAGGCGCGGCTGTAAAACTCAGCAAATCAGGACAAAACGACATCAATGCTACAGGTATTACAGTAGTCAGCACAACAAAGATGACCTGCGCCTTTGATTTAAACGGGAAAGCGCCAGGCACCTGGGATGTAGTGGTTAGCGCAGGATCGGAATCTTCAACTCTCGCCAATGGTTTCCTTGTGGTCAGTTCTATAACCGTAAATTCGATTACGCCAAACAGCGCTCCAAATACCGGACAGGTATCAATAACTAACATTGCCGGGGCAGGGTTTAGGACAGGAGGGTCGGTAAAACTCAGCAAATCAGGACAAAGCAATATCGATGCTACAGGTGTTACAGTAGTAAGCCCCACAAAGATAACCTGCGCATTTGACTTAAACGGGAAAGCGCCAGGCTACTGGGATGTGGTAGTCAGCACAGGAGGTGCCGGATCAATATCTACAACGCTCGCCAATAGTTTCATAGTGGTCAGTTCTATAACAGTAAGTTCGATTACGCCAGACAGCGCGGGTAACATCGGGCAGGTATCAATAACGAACCTTATAGGCGCAGGATTTAGGACAGGCGCGTCGGTAAAACTCAGCAAATCAGGACAAAGCGACATCAATGCTACTGGCGTAACAATAGTCAGCCCCACAAAGATAACCTGCGCATTTGATTTAAACGAGAAAGCACTCGGCAGGTGGGATGTAGTGGTCAGCACAGGCGGAGCCGGGTCGATATCTGCAACACTAACCAATGGGCTGGTCGTAGTCAGCTCCGTAATTGTAACTTCTATAACGCCGAACAGCCGCCCAAATACTGGGCTGGTATGGATATCGAGCCTGACAGGCGCCGGGTTCATGGCAGGCGCGTCGGTAAAACTTACTAAGTCAGGCGAAAGCGAGATCAACGCTTTGTCTGGTACTGTGGATGTGAACAGTTTTACAAAAATGACCTGCACTTTTGATGTGAACGGGGCAGCGCCGGGCAGTTGGAATGTCGTAGTAAGTACTGGAGGAGCCGGGTCTGTATCCGCAACTCTTCCAAACGCTTTTCTTTTGATAAGTTCTATAACGATAAGTTCTATTACAGAGAATACCGCGCCGAATATCAAGCAGGTAGCACCTCTTATTTCAGGCAGCGGTTTCAGATCAGGAGTATCGGCAAGACTTACGAGGCCGGGACAAAGCGATATAATCGGTTCCAGTGTTACTGTGGAAACTGGCTCCTATTTTGTATGCTTTTTTGATTTGAACGGTAAAACGCCAGGCTACTGGGATGTGGTAGTCACCACAGGCGGTGCCGGATCGTTATCTGCAACACTAAGCAATGGTTTTCTTGTGGTCAGTTCTATAACAGTAAGTTCGATTACACCGGACAGCGCTTATAACAGCCGCTCTGTTTCAATAAAAAGCCTTACCGGAGCCGGGTTTAGGACAGGAGTGTCGGCAAAACTTGTCAAATCAGGACAAAACGATATCAATGCTGCTGACGTTACTGTTGTCAGCTCCTCTAAGATAACTTGTACGTTTGGCCTTGCGGGCAAGGCCACAGGATACTGGGATGTGGTAGCCAGTACAGGCGGGGCAGGATCGCTATCTGCAACGCTCGGCAACGGTTTTCTTGTGATTAGTTCTGTAACGGTAAATTCGATTACGCCAAACAGCGCTCCAAATACCGGACAGGTATCAATAACTAACCTTGCAGGAAAAAGTTTTGTTTCAGGTGCATCTGTAAAACTTATAAAATCAGGAGAAAACGATATAGATGCTGAAGGCATTACACTAGTCAGCCCTACAAAGATAACCTGCGTGTTCGATCTTAACGGCAAGGCTCCAGGCAGATGGGACGTGGTGGCCAGCACAGGCGGAGCAGGAGCAGAATCTGGAACGTTTGCCAATGGTTTTCTTGTAATAAGTTCTATTACTGTAACTTCAATTACTCCAGATACTGCATTTAACAACAGCTCAGTATCAATAACCAACCTTGCCGGGGCCGGGTTTAGGGCAGGAGCGGCGGTAAAACTTGTTAAATCAGGGCAAAACGATATCAATGCCACAGACGTTGCTGTTGTCAGCTCATCAAAGATAACCTGTACGTTTGGCCTCCTGGATAAGGCTACGGGCTACTGGGATGTAGTTGTCAGCACTGGCGGGACAGGGTCAATATCTGCTGCATTGAAAAAACGTTTCCTGGTTCAGGTAGCTAATATTACAACGACAAGACAGTTAAATGATAGTTCAAATTCAACCGTTGTGCTTCAGCCTGCCTTCGGCGAAGTCAAGGTGGATATCCCTGCAGGAAGTTTTGGCCAAAACGTAGCATTCACTGTATCTACGGCTGCGGTTTCCGCTTCCGGACAACCGGTTCTTAAAGTTACGGATATCGCTATCGAGATAACAAACGACAAAGGCCTCCAGCCCTTGAAGGAAATTATTATTACCTTGTTATACAGGGACTCAGATATTGCAGAGCTTGACGAAAGCAAGCTTACGGTTGCTTATTACGACGCAACACACAACTGGTGGGTAACAATACCTTCTACAGTCTACCCCGACCAGAACAAGATAACAGCATCTGTCAAGCACCTGACGAAGTTCGCCCTAGTACAGCTTACCCCTGCGGCTGACCTGGCGGCTATAAAAGGCTACCCTATTCCCTATAAGCCGAACAAGGGCCTGTTCACGTTCGACAACCTGCCTGCGAGCGCCGATATAAAGATATTCACTGTAGCCGGCCAGCTTGTGCGTAAAGTCGAATATGTAAATGCCACAGGAAGGGCGAGCTGGGACGGTAAGAATGACGGCGGAAGCGTCGTTGCCAGCGGAGTTTATGTCGTGTTGATCAAGAACAATCTAGGCAAGAAGGTAATCAAGATAGCTGTAGAGAAATAG
- a CDS encoding NAD(P)/FAD-dependent oxidoreductase, translated as MEKVDVTIIGAGVIGLAIGAKLSGLGKSCIILEKNLKFGQETSSRNSEVIHSGIYYPHNSLKAKLCVKGNSLLYEHCRRYGIKHSNLGKVIVATTQDELASLEKLKNNGINNGVPGLELISKGQLMELEPEVEAKAALLCKSTGILDTHTFMQSLLNIAEESKAIVSYDSEVTAIEKLTTGFRLTLKKDNYKFDSEIVVNCAGLNSDIIAALCHINVREAGYKLHYCKGNYFRTRQKLKARRLIYPVPFTNIHGLGVHLTLDMAGSVRFGPDTHYIENIDYTVSEDRKDDFYNSIKKYLPSIRLEDLYPDTCGVRPKLQGPDDDFKDFIIVNEKNRNLDGLINLIGIESPGLTSALSIADYVAELI; from the coding sequence ATGGAAAAAGTTGATGTTACGATCATAGGAGCAGGGGTTATCGGTTTAGCTATAGGTGCAAAACTATCCGGGCTCGGCAAATCCTGTATCATACTTGAAAAAAACCTGAAATTCGGCCAGGAAACTTCAAGCAGGAACAGCGAAGTGATCCACAGCGGCATTTACTACCCGCATAACTCCCTAAAAGCAAAGTTATGCGTAAAAGGAAATTCTCTTTTGTACGAGCACTGCAGAAGATACGGCATCAAACACTCAAACCTCGGCAAGGTTATAGTAGCAACAACCCAGGATGAGCTGGCTTCTCTTGAAAAACTAAAAAACAACGGTATAAATAACGGAGTCCCGGGGCTTGAGCTAATCTCTAAAGGACAGTTAATGGAGCTTGAGCCTGAAGTTGAGGCAAAAGCTGCCTTGTTATGCAAATCAACGGGCATACTCGATACGCACACTTTTATGCAATCGCTGTTGAATATAGCCGAAGAAAGCAAAGCTATCGTTTCCTATGATTCCGAAGTCACAGCTATAGAAAAACTAACCACCGGTTTCAGGCTTACTTTAAAGAAAGATAATTATAAATTCGATTCCGAAATCGTGGTTAATTGCGCGGGTTTAAATTCAGATATTATAGCAGCGCTTTGCCATATAAATGTCAGAGAAGCCGGTTACAAACTGCATTATTGTAAAGGGAATTATTTCAGGACAAGGCAAAAACTTAAAGCCAGACGGCTTATTTACCCTGTTCCTTTTACAAATATTCACGGCTTAGGAGTTCACTTAACCCTTGACATGGCAGGCAGCGTGCGCTTCGGGCCGGATACTCATTATATTGAAAATATCGATTACACTGTCAGCGAAGACCGCAAAGATGATTTTTATAATTCCATAAAGAAATATCTGCCTTCAATCAGGTTAGAAGACCTGTACCCCGACACTTGCGGTGTACGGCCTAAACTCCAGGGCCCGGATGACGATTTTAAAGATTTTATAATTGTAAATGAAAAAAACAGGAACCTTGACGGGCTGATAAACCTGATAGGTATTGAATCCCCGGGCCTTACCTCAGCGCTTTCAATAGCCGATTACGTCGCGGAACTTATCTGA
- the rsfS gene encoding ribosome silencing factor, translating into MTKPTSSDKTEFLKLAKISAQIASDKKSLDIKILNTRPITTLTDYFLILSVESAPQMNAVIDAIHKTLKEKENRLPLHLEGRNSSWSVLDYGGLVIHVMLSQARAFYALDKIWMDARKVPFKYNKHGKS; encoded by the coding sequence ATGACTAAACCAACTTCTTCGGATAAAACTGAGTTTCTTAAACTTGCTAAAATATCGGCACAAATAGCCTCTGATAAAAAAAGTTTAGATATAAAAATACTTAACACCCGCCCTATTACCACATTGACGGATTATTTTCTGATACTCAGCGTTGAATCGGCCCCTCAGATGAACGCTGTCATAGATGCCATACACAAGACATTGAAAGAAAAGGAAAACCGCCTGCCCTTGCACCTGGAAGGAAGAAATTCATCCTGGTCCGTGCTCGATTACGGCGGGTTGGTCATTCACGTGATGCTTTCCCAGGCCCGGGCTTTCTATGCGCTAGACAAAATATGGATGGATGCCCGCAAAGTGCCCTTTAAGTATAATAAACATGGAAAAAGTTGA
- a CDS encoding cyclic nucleotide-binding domain-containing protein has translation MDKLSLLKSVFIFKELNDDIMQQLLVNVEEVKLDALTQIFEEGSFSDSFYIIESGEVIIYKKLGADKEKVLIVLNRGNIFGETAFFSNQYRTANAKTKNKAVLLKIARKPFLDVINKNPKEGINILSRLLEVVTARLERTSRELATVYQTSKIIASARNLNLIVKGIREEILLAVPEAENVITYLYNEFNREFEEVAADKSFNEIPLQHPLIKQLKENPSGFIFNDSTETPLSSIDFLKTSKAFSIVPCILPDKLLGFMAITNTKKTGVFENHNASLLLAVSDQLAEAIENIHFQQEEQDRKRLMNARESFND, from the coding sequence ATGGATAAACTTTCTCTTTTAAAATCAGTTTTTATATTCAAGGAACTCAACGATGATATTATGCAGCAACTTTTAGTAAATGTTGAAGAAGTAAAGCTTGACGCTCTTACGCAGATATTTGAAGAGGGCAGTTTTTCAGATTCTTTTTATATAATAGAATCCGGCGAAGTAATAATATACAAAAAATTAGGGGCGGACAAAGAAAAAGTATTGATCGTTTTAAATAGAGGCAATATATTCGGAGAAACGGCATTTTTCTCCAACCAGTACAGGACAGCTAATGCAAAGACGAAAAATAAGGCTGTATTGCTTAAGATCGCACGTAAGCCTTTTCTTGATGTTATAAATAAAAACCCGAAAGAAGGCATAAATATTTTGTCCCGCTTGCTTGAGGTCGTAACTGCAAGACTGGAGCGGACAAGCAGGGAACTTGCAACGGTTTATCAGACAAGCAAGATCATTGCTTCGGCCCGTAACCTGAATCTTATCGTAAAGGGGATCCGTGAAGAGATCCTGCTGGCGGTCCCTGAAGCAGAGAACGTCATTACTTACCTGTACAATGAATTCAACCGGGAATTTGAAGAAGTAGCTGCCGATAAGTCGTTTAATGAAATACCGCTGCAGCATCCTTTGATAAAACAGCTCAAGGAAAACCCTTCCGGGTTTATTTTTAATGATTCGACCGAAACCCCTCTTTCGAGCATTGATTTTTTAAAAACATCAAAAGCATTTTCAATTGTGCCTTGTATATTACCGGATAAACTGCTCGGGTTTATGGCGATAACAAACACAAAAAAAACCGGCGTATTTGAAAACCACAATGCTTCACTCTTACTGGCCGTAAGCGACCAATTAGCCGAGGCAATCGAGAATATTCATTTCCAGCAGGAAGAACAGGACCGCAAGCGGCTGATGAATGCAAGAGAATCATTTAATGACTAA
- a CDS encoding type IV pilus twitching motility protein PilT, translated as MEMFEVLKAAVQRGASDIHMVIGLPPAARIRGAIVQMEEFPALTAEESKKMIYSVLFENQRSKFEQNLELDCSVQIPNLSRFRINVFMQKNGVEAVLRVISSKIPNPEQLNLPEAVLKFAHLPNGLVLVTGPTGSGKSTTLACLINLINQSRHEHILTIEDPIEFVYDNRSCIIRQREVGQQTKSFTNALKSALRQDPDIVLIGEMRDLETISAALTIAETGHLVFGTLHTTDAAQTIDRVVDVFPPHQQQQVRVQLSTSLRGVVSQILLPKTDGVGRVAAREIMVVTPAIANLIREGKTHQVYSAIETGAKFGMINLDRALLGLVQNGLVSTEDAMSKARNPEYIRSGGRTMTV; from the coding sequence ATGGAAATGTTCGAGGTACTTAAAGCAGCTGTACAGCGTGGAGCATCAGACATACATATGGTCATCGGCCTTCCCCCTGCGGCAAGGATACGCGGAGCTATCGTTCAGATGGAAGAATTCCCGGCTCTTACTGCTGAAGAATCAAAAAAGATGATATATTCGGTACTTTTTGAAAATCAAAGGTCAAAATTCGAACAGAACCTTGAACTTGATTGCTCGGTCCAGATACCGAATTTATCCCGTTTCCGTATAAACGTTTTTATGCAAAAAAACGGTGTAGAAGCGGTATTGCGCGTTATATCTTCAAAGATACCGAATCCCGAACAATTGAACCTCCCGGAAGCTGTCCTTAAGTTTGCTCATTTACCTAATGGGCTAGTCCTTGTCACAGGCCCGACGGGATCTGGAAAATCTACCACCCTTGCATGCCTTATTAATTTAATAAACCAGTCAAGGCATGAGCACATACTTACTATTGAAGACCCGATCGAATTCGTCTATGATAATAGAAGCTGTATAATAAGGCAAAGAGAAGTCGGACAGCAGACAAAAAGTTTTACAAATGCCTTAAAATCAGCCTTGAGGCAGGACCCTGATATAGTCCTGATCGGAGAAATGAGGGACTTAGAAACCATTTCTGCTGCACTTACCATAGCTGAAACTGGGCATCTGGTGTTCGGAACACTTCATACTACTGATGCTGCACAAACGATCGACAGGGTCGTTGACGTATTTCCCCCTCACCAGCAGCAGCAGGTCAGGGTTCAGCTTTCCACTTCATTAAGAGGAGTTGTTTCCCAGATACTCCTGCCGAAAACAGACGGGGTCGGAAGGGTTGCAGCAAGGGAGATAATGGTTGTTACCCCTGCCATAGCAAATTTGATAAGAGAAGGAAAGACGCATCAGGTATATTCCGCCATAGAAACCGGCGCAAAATTCGGGATGATAAACCTTGACCGCGCATTGCTCGGACTTGTTCAAAACGGGCTTGTCTCCACTGAAGATGCAATGAGCAAAGCAAGAAACCCTGAATATATCCGTTCCGGCGGGAGAACAATGACAGTATAG